tggaggatgcacaaaaggcatgtccatctccaaacaaaggctctttCACTGGACtgttgatgcgatcgccctcgcttatgaatcacagggtaTGAGATGCCCTATTGGCGTAAATgtgcattcaactagaggcatggcctcttcatgggcatggacaaacagtatatccctacaggatatatgctctgcagcaggatggtcttcgcagAACATGTtcgtgaggttttataacctagacgtGACGTCTATCGCTTCgcgagtcctctctgtctagtgGCTACCTGTTATATTTTTATACAGTCACCTGTGTAGGCCGCTACCCAATTTACTCtcactagaagtcacaagcacttccaataaaaataatgaaacttCTCTCCCTACCTCTGGTACGAAAGGGTtaaattatactgtgtgtattatatgactcatataCATCCTCAGACTAAGATTAACTACCTGTCTGATTTTCACCATGTGAGGTTATTCATTTTCTTACACACTAAAGAGATATTATACTGGTCAACTTGTATACATATTCTTCTAAGTGTTTTATAGCTGTATAGCgcatgatgggactctgttccccaaaGCTTTCAGCAATGTCTCGTGAACTGAATCGGTTGGGAATGTCTCCGGTTACtcttgtaaccttggttccctgagatgaagggaataaGACATTGCCAACTTGGCTGCACCACTACTTCAGATTTTCGAGGTACGAGTGATGCGTTCTTGtactcagtcagaaaattctgaagaaatggtgtgtgagcgcccgcttatatagggcaaatgcgcaCCTAAAGGGTCagtgctcaaacaccattgccaatcataagattggcgtTATGATACAAAGTCTTCGACTTGGTCATGGAAAAGGAATTTCCCCAAAGCGttcagcaatgtctcgttcccttcatctcaaggAACCAGAGacgttttactgtttaaataattgtaggaCAAAATACCCCACTAGGTCAACGTGTGTTTAATAATCTGAATTGTTGTAATGACCGAAGATGTTAAACAGATGAGATTGTAGATTGCAATAAAGCTAGACAAATCTGGTTTCATGCTTTAGCCTTGATATTAATTTTATGATCCGATAATTCTTAAAACagagattaatatattttctttgtcATATAAAGAGAAATAGGCCTAATAAACTGTTCTCGACTCTTTATATAGCTCTCTCTACATATTCAATATTACCCAATTTGCATTGGCCAGAGTGCATTTATAAGATTACTGCTAGCAAGCAAGTACATTTGTGGCagttatattaatataaaattaaaaattatttacctTAATGTGTTTTTCAAGTTTGACGGCGAGTTGTTGGAAGCCGATACCGTCATCATGCATTTTGCTAGGCAGGCACAgaagacatttaaaaatggcttttggcCCTCTATCTGAACGGTAACCCTCATTCTGCGGAAAATCTCGGTGACCACATTTGTTGCTGGATTATGGTTATAGCCTCGCTAGAACAAGACCTACTAGtcctattttaatttaatgcattgtATATTGATTCCTTAATTTCAAAGTAGCGAGGAACAGCACATTTTTTATaatgtagtggagtaaaaagtaAGATATTATGCTTTTGAAGAAGTGAAGTAAAAGTTTCCTAAAATATAAATACTCTGATAAAGTGCAGATACCTGAAAAatttacttaagtacagtaacgaagtaaaaatactttgttactgtccACCACTGAACTTTGCAAGCCAATTTCAGAGGGACATTTTATGCGAGttgtgttttggcactgctcATCTGGTGAGTTAAtatcatggtttgaggttacctgcTTTTCCTGTAATCACTTGGAGATTTTCAACAGCAGAGCCAgtgtcataatgtgctattttcattctgatattattttattcatttaaacatttataaaagagATATTACTTGATTTGATAAAGATAAACAACACCCttgattacatattttaatatggttCAAGTGTTTTATTcactaaacatttttgtttgtattgtactacacatatcaacttaagaggtgaaacttgtaATATGGCTGAAATTAGTTAAATTgaagacacttttttttaatattgtaatCTACAGCCTAAGTGGGCAATGCAATTGAACCGTAATACAATAATAGTAGGAGTAGGCATTGcaaacaataaaactgtaaaataaaaacacaaaacgaAGATACAATAATGATGGGCATTAAATATACTTTATGAAACACACAAATAATATGCAggaatatgcaatataacaaatggataattaacatttaataaattcTTTGGAAGAGTGATggttacatgctaaacaaattaatgcacattactgtgctatgaaatcggtgcattataaacaacttgaaaTGAGCATACATTCATGTGGAACTACTTTGTACCTTTAGAGGGTTTTAGGTGCTGTTTTAAATAGTCTACTCTGTTTAAACAGACTATCTGCTTAAAGGGCAATGGAAAGTGAAAAGAACTTGTGCATTTCCATGACTGGggtaaaagaaataagaaaacagtGGCACCAAACACTTAGGGAACCTCTGTGCTGCGTCACCTTGCGGTGAGCCCTTACCTTATATTTTTCAGGCTACGAGCTGTGTCCTCTTCAATCACTCAACTCCTTTTCTTTTGTGGAGGAATCAGGTAGGCTTTTCACTTTACCAAGTTATATTATCGTTCTCAGTGCCTATGTTCACGGTCTACCCGGGTGGGGTGAGTTAGCTCCCCATTCAGTGCACTTATAGTAAGCTTTATCTCAGCCTACTTTAATTTTACCCCTTCAGAGTTTATCACAGTCTACCTTATTTAGAGCTTTATTAGTACCAGAGCTTTATCAGTACCAGTGATTTATTAGCGCTGTAATATCACTTAATTTATACTTCATTAGCCCTTTATAAGTACTTTATTAGCTCTTTATTAGTACTTTATTAGCCATTATTAGTCCTTTATTAGCCCATTTTTAGTACTTTATTAGCCTGTTATTAGTAGACTTTATTCTAGCCTGGGGTTCGTATGCACTCTCACTGCCTACGTCTTATTGCGACTTGAGAAGCAACTTTGACCAACTTTATTAAGTGTGtcagaatatttttataaagacCTTTATTATGATCAATATTTGATAATACCCTTTTAATGGATTCTTTATTCAGAGTATATGTTAAAAACAGGCTGGGGACTAAATTATCAAAGACAGAGAAATCCAACAATGGTGGACCTCACTCTTTTATTCATATTCTGTGAGCAAAAAGATGAATATACCTATTTAGCAGTTCAATACTGCGAGTACCATGGACCAGACTTCTAAAATAATATTGGAAGCTTACCCTCAATCAGTGTAGGTGTAAGTGTCTAAAGCagatctagccaaaaacatatttgagcgaaagtaaaaagtattagcataaattttacttaagtattaaaaaaataaaaaataacttttttcctagctagaatgaaatcaagagaagaGATTGTGTGATTAGAGGATTGTTAAATTCGATTTGTTTGTTAAgttgcctttttactgtctctgacattcgcaacctggtcaaaaaatcatgttacagtaacaacattttttaaaaatgatttctgTGGCCTGTTGTTTGTAACACAGCAATTTCcaggtggaatgaacactagaggcgctaaaacaacaattatttttatcccctttcattcaaatcacgagtaaatggcaaaattataatttcataaacacttacttttcggtctgttcctcacacaatgctattttatgacatataaacacttcaGTATATactactatagtgcatgactcattttaacgttacatgttatgtgcattacataaccaactacatttaaaagctttacaagtgtgatcaaattgcacggtagttCAACTGAAGAGTGTTGCATATGCAATACAAAGGACCGGGGTTCGAGTCCTGAAGAGTCTGCGAGTTGACACGTGAACCAAAAgggtcatagaagcaccacaaaatgtggttgtttcagaaattgtgtttttcatttcacatttgctttttatgacactatcggttaggtttaggtttaaggtttagggtagggaggtaggtaggtatgtaggttttgttgatttaaatttcgatagaacattaaccttaaaaacctcatctgttagggagaacatttcactcgctctTAGcagcacacagtggacatttcacttcggaacggCCCTGAGATATGttatgaaccacataattttattttgcaaaacgTTGTCAcagcatgggagaaggcactcactaATTGTGATGTCAGAGCTCCCAGCCcgttgagacatagagaaagatagactcaaaataaactttaaagaatgttaataatgttgttgattttgtgaattgttttctgaggtttgctaccaaacctggctgttgagcagatggatgaattcaataaaattcataataaatatttactcagattccaatatttttattatcatttattatcattatcatcgctggttttagttattattataattaatagttgcctaacaacaacaacaataataatttagcaaatagggcatagaaatgcatagaTGTGATTTAAATcacataaatgtagaaataaatgacatgtacacgtTTAATTACGAAAgccttttgttttaaaataaatatttgcaacgtgaatgatcatttttgacttcataactgtccaatctatAGAAGtagcatttagaataaagtttaggaaaCTGTCAGTGTTTCTAACTTCGtgatcatagttttgaatgaatacattacATTCAGTCAGGCGGTCACATACTGTCTAGTTGCACAAATATTTCTACGTATCCGAAGGtcaaatcagatctgaaattccacctctgcagatggtcagaactccaTACAGCCGCCGTGTGACGCTCAATTTGAAATGACTGATCTCTGGTCTGTTATCTGTAGTTTGTCGGGTGCAGTGAAAAagtggcttcagtccagtaagtgctcagttgtgctcaaaagtttgcatacccttggagaattggtaatatatgtaccatttttaaagaaaacatgagtgagcaggcaaaacacatttctttatttcttatgggattcatattcaactgtaggttataacagaatggcaccatcataaaacaaaacatggcaacaaagaaaaaaatgaaatgacccctgttcaaaagtctgcatacccttagttcttaatagtgtgtattgccccctttagcatcaatgacagcgtgcagtcttttgtaatagatgtctacgaggccccaaattcttgcaggtggtatagctgcccattcgtcatggcaaaatgcctccaagtcatgcaaagtctttggtcgtcttgcatgaactgcacgtttgagatctccccagagtggctcgatgatattaaggtcaggagactgtgttggccactccagaacctttttctgctgtaaccactggagggccaacttggccttgtgcttatggtcactgtcatgctggaaagtccaagagcgtcccatgcgcagctttcatgcaaaaaatgtaaattgtctgccagtattttctgataacatgctgcattcatcttgccatcaattttcacaagattcctcgtgcctttagagctcacacacccccaaaacatcagtgagccaccaccagtggggatggtattcttttcactataggccttgttgacccctctccaaacaaagctctattttggtctcgtcactccaaattacagtgtgaggtgtgtcaaggtgttgttgggcatattgtaaccgggcttttttgtggcattggtgcagtaaaggcttctttctggcaactcaaccatgcagctcatttttgttcaagtattgtcgtattgtgctccttgaaacaaccacatcgtctttttccagagcagcctgtatttctcctgaggttacctgtgggtttttctttgtatcctgaacaattcttctggcagttgtggctgaaatctttcttggtctacctgaccttggcttggtatcatgaGATCCCcggattttccacttcttaataagtgattgaacagtactgactggcattttcaaggctttggatatctttttatatccttttccatctttataaagttccattaccttgttacacaggtcttttgacagttcttttctgctccccatggctcagtatctagcctgctcagtgcatccacatgagagctaacaaactcattgactatttatacacagacactaattgcaatttaaaaacccacaggtgtgggaaattaacctttaattgccatttaaacctgtgtgtgtcaccttgtttgtctgtaacaaggccaaacattcaagggtatgttaacttttgatcagggccatttgggagaTTTCacctatgtgataataaatgccttcatatgatcactatccttaaataaaagatcagtcatattttcaaaatcaatgccaaaatttcacaatttctgccagggtatgcaaacttttgagcacaactttataattattattatttttttttaaatcagataatttgtcatttttagcaAGAGTATTTGTATTTAGGCTACTATagactaacccaaaccctaaaataCAACTTTTGTTTATTATTAGAAATGATATGACATTATTTGTTCCTTTTTTAAACTTCTTTCCTTATGTCCCTCCAAAGTGATTTCATCAGGTTTTGCTTTTCTTCTGGGGACACTTTCAGAACCTCAGCAGGAAAGCAAACCCTGCTGAAATACACACACCATGAAACTCACTTTTTGATTGTTCAAACATCAGAGCAGGTGGGGCACTTCTCACAGGTTAATCCATAGGCTCCTGGCTGAGTGCACTTACAGAcaccacacacacagtggccacgCCCACTACAAAGCATCCCTCCATTCCCCATACAGTTGTCTGTGCGGATCGAGCAGTCACAGCTCTCACCGAACCATCCAGGGTTACACTGACAGGATCCACAGTTGCACTCACCATTACCTAATGgacataacatacacatacatgACCTTTTATAAACCTGCCAAAATAATCTGAGGACATTGCTCAAGGATATCATGAGGATTACCATCATATAATATGATGATACTTAATCGCTTAATGTTTGTTATTGGAGCATCAAGCTTTACAGTAAAACATCAACACATTTCACaatcagcacattagtttcaacacactcAATACATCAGAGGTGAATTCCAAAATCCTTACAGCAGGAGGAGTACAGCAGTGCGTCACCAGATGTTTCCAGACCGGTTTGCCTTCTTTtggttgacacacacacacacacacacacacacacacacacacacacacacacacacacacacaccaactcgAGGATATTTAAGATTATGAATAATTGTCTAAAAACCATTTGCACAGTGCAGTACATGATTCCTACATGGTTTCTCTCATACAtgctaacacaaacacacacacacacacacacacacacacacacacgtctttcATCAAacgcacaatgatgactttaaggCAATAttgatattacagcttcattttctgttacagcataattttatgTAAacactgctttgaaacgatgtgttgtgaaaagggctatacaaataaaaataacttgacatgacacacacatacacatagacaTATATACATAGTAGTAATAGACatttaaaccacacttaaaaatgtatgaatatctttGCATTAAATAGggaaatatcaaaccaagtggcaattattttaaagaaatatagcacacacacacattttaagcaAAATGTCTCACCAGCAGAAGTTTCAAATTATAAGGTTCAAATTATAAAacagtatatgtatatgcataaattagaaatgaagacaaaaaggGTCACTTTTGGGCATTGACTTGAGACATCATTAAAAATGACCTTGGAACAAGTTGGTAATTGACAAATGGCAAAGTTGGTAATTGACAAATGGCAAAGAAAAGTTTGCATCATctatttgcagatgccacttggtttgatattttacatttaatgcaatggaatttttacattgtaaagtgtgctttaagcatttataaattattagaGGCCACTGTATCCTTTACAGCACACTTTTCACTTTTTAACAAGCTTGTATGTCATTATCTGCATTTGAGCAAAGTCATTCAACTGAAGAATGAACATTACCCGAACAAACTGAATAATGTGACTGAGGCTCTAGGCTTATGGGTGAGTCTAAGCAGGTGATGTGCACAGACATACAAAACTGAAGACCATCATTCCATAACATGTAATAAATCTAGCATATCCAAGTCAGTCTGAGCCACTGTTTGGCTCTATATGTGGATCAAATGACCTAATATGGTGAAACACAGACCCTGTGATGAGGTAAGAAGCTATACCCAAAAGCAGCACTAAATGATCCAGGGACATCATTGGGTATATTACaagaataaatgttttgtataaTCATCAAAAAAATGTAATCCTTCAACTGCTGCATCATTCCTGCAGTACATGTCTTAATATATTGGATAACATATTAAGCAGGAAATCTTAATCGTTTTCGTCTATCACAATATTACAATTAATTGAACATAGaggtgaattttaaataatttcagttCATTACTTTGAGCAGATGTTGTCATTCTTGCTGTATCCCAGAGTGCTAtgcataatgttttattattaagaaATGTATTATGTTTACAGATGTTTCTTATTTGTTTTAGTGATATTGTTTTaattcataatacatttttagctttttttctgtCTTCAGTGTCACTTTCATCCTATAAATCatttgtaatattcctttaaaggtgtatttttgtgtaatttttcTCACTTTATtgtcaccaaacaaaattgtaaaaataattatctGTAAAACTCAGAGGGGCTTCCTGAATAGACTTCATAAACACTCCCCcatttgcagcctgatctcatgaaaataacgtAAGGTGACATTTTTGATAACAAAAAGATAGTCCCGCCCTAACctcatgctattggttgagccaatgttgcagtgtcgggctggtcaggacactcaaacaaataatGTTTTGGTAGTGCCACAGATAAAGCCATAGTGTTTAAATTTTTGCACCCTGTTGTCATTATAAAAGAcactgtgcatgtgtgcatgatTAACCTCACCTGCACACAGCTGTCCTTTGGAACGGAGGCAACTGAAGTCATCACATTCGCAGTATAGCCCCCAAACCTTTCCAAAATCACTTGAGCGACAGTTACATTGGCCACACACACAGTCTCCTCGTCCGCTACAGACTGGTGTCTCTGGCTTGGGGCTACAGTCTTGCTCGCTGGGGTTATATTCCCCCGAAGAGCACTCGCATTGAGAGCCCACTCGGCCCGGATCGCACAGGCACACGCCACACTCAAGGGTACCGTTGCCGTGGTGACAGGAGGGGCTGTTGGGTTCAGAGGACAGCTGACAGTCGCAGTCACAAGCAAAGTCAACAGTCACCTGCAGTGCGTCTTTGAAGCCCACTGGTTTCACAGTGAAGGTATGACTTTTCTCTTTGGGACAGCCGTATAGTTTCGCCTCAATGCTGAATGAAACCTGAGAGAGAAAGGCAAAGATACAGAATATATTCCTTGTATTACAAaaacagtgtttatattcaacatgtaaataaaatttaaaaaaaaagaaaaagaaaaactcatATAGTGTTTAAAAGCTGCAAAATTCCTGGACCtgccattcatttttataaactTTCTTTGTGCAGTTTGACAGAATAGCAGGTTAGCTGAATCCAAGATGGACTTGATCTATTAATGCAATATCTTATCTGTCCCATTTctcatacttctgcactattctaagcaatttaatttttatgtttttcccCCACTCATACTACTAAAcataaacagatatttagaacagaaatataatttttgctgcctgtctgaacaaGGCATAATTGAGTGTATGCATCAGGTACTGACCATATCTCCAATCTTTAGTCCGGTGCAGGATCGGACACCTGTGATGACCTCTCCATCCAGACAGGTTGCAGTAATGGATAGAGATAACTCATCTGGCACACCCAACAGTTCCAACTCAACTTTGGACCTGATCCTCTGAAAAGCCAAAGGACTTATAGATTAAAGATCAAAATCTACTGCCACAGCATCTTATTGTCTCTAAATATTTTGCGGTTATTGCAACGACCACTCTAATTACAATCATGTCTTTCCATCTTTCCTAATCAGAGCAGACCTTTAAGCGTGAGGTCCCTACCGCAAGCAGCATCCGCTCTGGTCTGTTAACCTATGCTACAGATCCCTATGGCTGCATACAGATTCTGTCCTCTTAATTTTCTTCCCTAAGCAGACCAAAGCACGAGATTGGCTAATCACGCTCCGTGTCTCAACTCGTTCATTCTGCCAATGTGTCTCTTCTCTTCACAGCCTTTGAGATCACCTTGCAATGCAGCTCCGATAATCATGCACTTCTATTCAAATGTATAACTCTGTTGTAAGACTTTTCTCCCCTCCCCCAGCCCAGGACAAATGCTTCATACAGGTGAATTCAATCCAATTTATTTTAATCTCACAGATGAATCTTCTTTATTTCTGTTTGCCACATGTTATTGGTTATTTCAAAAGCAATATTTTGAACTAGTGGAGCACAGATAGATTCTAAAGAGGTTTTACTACTACTTAAAAGTGACTcataaaatctgtcataattttgcGCTCCACACAAGCTAAAAGTAAACGTGTTCAAATCAGTGCTGAATGATTTGGCTTTGCATTTTACTTTTCATTCTCAGAATATTTTCAGTCATTTTGCAGAATGCACTACAAGCTACCAATATAAGCTGTATTTATTCAAAGCACAATTACACAAATGGTTTCCACATAGTATTTATTAATACAATTCAGTACTGAGACACAAACTCCAAATAATTTTCTACATTTCCATTATAATGAGACAAGTCATCTCATGCCAATATAATACAGAATTAAATGAATTACACAATTACGTTTGGAGAATAATCTACTGAACTCCAAACCATACGtataaagctaaataaataacaGACAATAGATAATCATCCAAGTACTTTTGAGTTTCAGGTGCCTTCTTATTCAAATGAAAAACTAccactttaaaataatgttatatatacaggtgcatctcaataaattagaatgtcgtggaaaagttcatttatttcagtaattcaactcaaattgtgaaactcgtgtattaaataaattcaatgcacacagactgaagtagtttaagtctttggttcttttaattgtgatgattttggctcacattgacaaaaacccaccaatttactatctcaacaaattagaatatggtgacatgccaatcagctaatcaactcaaaacacctgccaaggtttcctgagccttcaaaatggtctctcagtttggttcactaagctacacaatcatggggaagactgctgatctgacagttgtccagaagacaatcattgacacccttcacaaggagggtaagccacaaacattcattgccaaagaagctggctgttcacagagtgctgtatccaagcatgttaacagaaagttgagtggaaggaaaaagtgtggaagaaaaagatgcacaaccaaccgagagaaccgcagccttatgaggattgtcaagcaaaattgattcaagaatttgggtgaacttcacaaggaatggactgagactggggtcaaggcatcaagagccaccacacacagacgtgtcaaggaatttggctacagttgtcgtattcctcttgttaagccactcctgaaccacagacaacgtcagaggcgtcttacctgggctaaggagaagaagaactggactgttgcccagtggtccaaagtcctcttttcagatgagagcaagttttgtatttcatttggaaaccaaggtcctagagtctggaggaagggtggagaagctcatagcccaagttgcttgaagtccagtgttaagtttccacagtctgtgatgatttggggtgcaatgtcatctgctggtgttggtctattgtgttttttgaaaaccaaagtcacttcacccgtttaccaagaaattttggagcacttcatgcttccttctgttgaccagctttttaaagatgctgatttcattttccagcaggatttggcacctgcccacactgccaaaagcaccaaaagttggttaaatgaccatggtgttggtgtgcttgactggccagcaaactcaccagacctgaaccccatagagaatctatggggtattgtcaagaggaaaatgagaaacaagagaccaaaaaatgcagatgagctgaaggccactgtcagagaaacctgggcttccataccacctcagcagtgccacaaactgatcacctccatgccacgccgaattgaggcagtaattaaagcaaaaggagcccctaccaagtattgagtacatatacagtaaatgaacatactttccagaaggccaacaattcactaaaaatgttttttttttattggtcttatgatgtattctaatttgttgagatagtgaattggtgggtttttgttaaatgtgagccaaaatcatcacaattaaaagaaccaaagacttaaactacttcagtctgtgtgcattgaatttatttaatacacaagtttcacaatttgagttgaattactgaaataaatgaacttttccacgacattctaatttattgagatgcacctgtatatgaacaGGCCAGCCCAGAGTTTATTGGCGCCCTAGGCGAGATTTTAGATTGGCACCACTGGCTGACGTCTTGTGCTTGTCACATTCAGTACAAGTAGTATTTTCTGatgtattttttttgcagttgATACATGCAAGTGCAAGCTCAGCTTACATACAGAGGTTGCGCTATAATTTTTTTGACGGAGCCAGTTGAAAATTTCAATCAGTGCCTTCAAAACTGCTCCTGCAGAAGCACCATTTACTATTCTGTCTTATATTCTACACTGCCGCAGTAGTGCTTTCACTCTGCTCCGACAGGAGCACCTTTTACTATTCTGTCTTATATTCtccactgccgcagcagtgtTTTCAAACTGCTCCCACAGGAGTTCCTTTTACTATTCTGTATCAACAactccactgccacagcagtgcTTTCACTCTGCTTCTGCAGGAGCACCTTTTACTTTTCTATTTCAACTATTCCACTGCTGCAGCGGTACTTTCAGAATACAGAATACACTTGGGTTTTAACAACAATTAAGAGGTTATGTTAATTCCTGGCAAAGTGACTTACAGCATAAGCATCCAGAAGGGGTTGAACAACATTTCCTGAGTCTTTAGAGAGGGTTTCGACCACAGAGCTATGAATCAACTCACTGTAATTCTGCGAGAATGGAGGAAACAATATATAATCCCACAAATTTAGTTGTCCTTGTGCAAATGTTTGCATGCTGTATGGATGTttgttatatatgtgtgtgtgtgtaaatacagaACCTTACATGATATACTGACACCAAATTGCTCGTAACAGCAAAGATGAGGTTGATATTATTTTCAGATATCTTGTCTGTGATCAGACCAAGTGAAGGGTAGTCCtacaacacaaacatacacactttcAAAAATCAACATACTGCTAATATATAAAACTGGTTTATATTTGTATAAGTGGCCTAAAAAAGCATTTGGGCACTTgagcaacatttaaaaatgtatga
This portion of the Myxocyprinus asiaticus isolate MX2 ecotype Aquarium Trade chromosome 14, UBuf_Myxa_2, whole genome shotgun sequence genome encodes:
- the LOC127451254 gene encoding integrin beta-3-like, with the protein product MGFSFLKVWIPVLVLVSVAAGSNICTSGGVSTCKECLSIHPTCAWCAQEIFEKGGSSLSRCDLRDSLIQSGCGMKFIEFPLSSMKILEDRPLSDKAGGSASEITQIRPQKIHLTLRPDDTKNFIVTVKQVADYPVDLYYLMDMTNTTRDDLQKLYALGNDLPRALRSVTSNLHMGFGAFVDKPQSPSISSEKVRRNPCHKSSEPCPPQFVYRNVLPLTEQVERFTEEVKKQKVSRNRDVPEGGFDTIMQAVVCKDNIGWRPNAFHLLVFTSDDRSHLALNDTGIVQPHDGECHMNKDNEYDMSTTLDYPSLGLITDKISENNINLIFAVTSNLVSVYHNYSELIHSSVVETLSKDSGNVVQPLLDAYARIRSKVELELLGVPDELSLSITATCLDGEVITGVRSCTGLKIGDMVSFSIEAKLYGCPKEKSHTFTVKPVGFKDALQVTVDFACDCDCQLSSEPNSPSCHHGNGTLECGVCLCDPGRVGSQCECSSGEYNPSEQDCSPKPETPVCSGRGDCVCGQCNCRSSDFGKVWGLYCECDDFSCLRSKGQLCAGNGECNCGSCQCNPGWFGESCDCSIRTDNCMGNGGMLCSGRGHCVCGVCKCTQPGAYGLTCEKCPTCSDV